One Brevibacillus choshinensis genomic window carries:
- the pdaA gene encoding delta-lactam-biosynthetic de-N-acetylase, which yields MLLVLSPIHSALAVSDHPYHFGFKKSKNGQLPSISEEGFKGIVDRHGAVFLGDTTKKELYLTFDNGYENGYTGAILDTLLLRKVPAIFFVTGHYVKDQPELLKRMAAEGHLIGNHSWSHPDMTTIPNAKVKEELTKVKDAVAQVAGQKEMRYLRPPRGIFSDRTLAASKELGYTNVFWSVAYRDWDTKVQHGWKYAYDNVMSQLHPGAVILLHSVSKDNADALGAIIDEARKQGYEFKSLDQLPPR from the coding sequence ATGCTGTTGGTGCTCTCACCGATTCACTCCGCCCTCGCCGTATCGGATCATCCCTATCACTTTGGTTTCAAGAAAAGCAAAAACGGACAGCTGCCCTCCATCAGCGAAGAAGGATTCAAAGGCATTGTGGATCGGCATGGCGCTGTCTTTTTAGGGGACACGACAAAAAAGGAATTGTACTTAACCTTTGACAATGGCTACGAAAATGGCTATACCGGTGCGATCTTAGACACCCTTCTCTTGCGAAAGGTGCCTGCTATCTTTTTTGTCACAGGCCATTATGTGAAGGATCAGCCTGAACTGCTGAAGCGAATGGCTGCTGAAGGGCATTTGATCGGGAATCACTCTTGGAGCCATCCGGATATGACCACGATTCCAAATGCGAAAGTCAAAGAGGAGCTCACGAAAGTAAAAGATGCCGTGGCGCAAGTGGCCGGTCAAAAGGAGATGCGCTATTTGCGTCCTCCTCGCGGCATCTTCAGTGATCGCACCTTGGCTGCCTCCAAGGAATTGGGCTACACCAACGTCTTTTGGTCCGTGGCCTATCGCGATTGGGATACCAAGGTGCAGCACGGCTGGAAGTACGCCTACGACAACGTCATGTCGCAATTGCATCCGGGGGCCGTCATCTTGCTGCATTCCGTCTCCAAGGACAATGCGGATGCGCTCGGGGCCATCATCGACGAAGCACGCAAGCAGGGCTACGAATTTAAATCGCTGGATCAGCTCCCTCCCCGCTGA
- a CDS encoding DNA primase, protein MGLQWLKYLRDEVGNDEGIEEIEVKIEYEDGTKKKWIFVGDNEPIFEDGEDEEDEEDEDESSEDEGLEDEDQ, encoded by the coding sequence ATGGGGCTGCAGTGGTTGAAGTATTTGAGAGATGAAGTCGGTAATGACGAAGGTATCGAAGAGATTGAGGTCAAAATCGAGTATGAAGACGGAACCAAGAAGAAATGGATCTTTGTTGGAGATAATGAGCCTATTTTTGAAGACGGAGAAGATGAAGAGGATGAAGAGGACGAAGACGAATCTTCAGAGGACGAAGGCTTGGAAGACGAAGATCAGTAA